From Planococcus halocryophilus, the proteins below share one genomic window:
- a CDS encoding Asp23/Gls24 family envelope stress response protein produces the protein MSIELKNEYGQIDISNDVVAQIAGGAAIECYGIVGMATKHQIRDGLTDILRKENFAKGVIVRQEDENLVIDMYVIISYGTKISEVAYQVQSKVKYTITQTLGMSVKAVNIFVQGVRVTNP, from the coding sequence ATGTCGATTGAATTAAAGAACGAATATGGTCAAATCGATATTTCCAATGATGTAGTTGCTCAAATAGCAGGCGGCGCAGCGATTGAATGTTACGGTATTGTAGGCATGGCGACGAAACACCAAATACGTGATGGCCTGACAGATATACTCCGCAAAGAAAATTTTGCAAAAGGAGTTATTGTGCGTCAGGAAGATGAAAATTTGGTAATTGATATGTATGTCATTATCAGCTACGGAACGAAAATTTCTGAAGTAGCTTATCAAGTCCAGTCCAAAGTGAAATATACGATCACACAAACATTGGGTATGTCAGTAAAAGCAGTAAATATTTTTGTCCAGGGAGTTCGTGTAACGAACCCGTAG
- the rpmB gene encoding 50S ribosomal protein L28: protein MPKVCAVSGRKARAGNARSHAMNSTKRTWGANLQKVRILVDGKPKRVWVSARAMKSGKVERV, encoded by the coding sequence ATGCCTAAAGTATGTGCAGTTAGTGGACGTAAAGCTCGCGCCGGAAATGCCCGTTCGCACGCTATGAATTCGACAAAACGTACATGGGGAGCAAACCTTCAAAAAGTTCGCATCCTTGTAGACGGTAAACCGAAACGTGTATGGGTTTCTGCAAGAGCCATGAAATCAGGAAAAGTTGAACGCGTATAA
- the sdaAB gene encoding L-serine ammonia-lyase, iron-sulfur-dependent subunit beta, translating into MKFKSVFDIIGPVMIGPSSSHTAGAARIGRVARDLFGRQPDWAKVHLYGSFAETYKGHSTDVAIIGGLLDYDTFDERIKTSFEEAKNAGMTFEFIPETGHVDHPNTARIVIGDKDSEMSMMGISIGGGKIEITELNGFPLRLSGNHPAILVVHEDRSGCIANVANCLYKYDINIGHMEVSRKERGHMALMVIEVDQNVDKEVMEDLRKLPNITQVTRIAD; encoded by the coding sequence ATGAAGTTCAAATCTGTTTTTGATATAATCGGCCCGGTTATGATCGGGCCATCTTCTTCGCATACTGCGGGAGCAGCCCGTATCGGAAGAGTAGCGAGGGATTTGTTTGGGAGACAACCGGATTGGGCAAAAGTGCACCTATATGGTTCTTTTGCAGAAACCTATAAAGGTCATAGTACAGATGTTGCGATTATCGGTGGTTTATTGGATTACGATACCTTTGATGAACGCATTAAAACTTCTTTTGAAGAAGCCAAAAATGCAGGAATGACGTTTGAGTTTATTCCGGAAACAGGTCATGTAGATCACCCAAATACTGCACGTATCGTCATTGGAGATAAAGATTCTGAAATGTCGATGATGGGCATTTCAATTGGTGGCGGTAAAATTGAAATAACAGAGCTTAACGGATTTCCTCTTCGGTTGTCGGGGAATCATCCGGCGATTCTGGTCGTCCATGAAGATCGTTCAGGGTGTATCGCAAATGTCGCTAACTGCCTGTATAAATACGATATCAACATCGGTCATATGGAAGTTTCTCGAAAAGAACGAGGACATATGGCATTGATGGTTATTGAAGTCGATCAAAATGTGGACAAAGAAGTGATGGAAGATTTACGAAAACTACCGAATATCACGCAAGTGACAAGAATCGCCGATTAA
- a CDS encoding DAK2 domain-containing protein, which yields MKSLNGEKFAEMVQMGSHHLFQNADYVDALNVFPVPDGDTGTNMNLSMTSGAKETTAQADAHIGKTASALSKGLLMGARGNSGVILSQLFRGFGKYIASESELTALKFAEALQHGVETAYKAVMKPVEGTILTVAKDAAAKGMEVAKTEEDIIAFFEAVVVEAQASLERTPDLLPVLKEVGVVDSGGQGLVYVYEGFLASLKGEELPEKHAHHSMTDLVSAEHHKNIAGFMDTADIEFGYCTEFMVKFEEGKKEFNEAMFRSDLSGYGDSLLVIADDEVAKIHIHSEEPGKVLTYGQDYGSLISMKIENMRQQHIDIVGEDFQKNAPKKQATHPYAVVTIAMGEGIAELLRSIGASYVIEGGQTMNPSTEDIVNAVKSIGAERVLILPNNKNIIMAAEQAAELLEIEAAVVPTTNVPQGMSALLAFNSGASVEDNQAAMASASKHVKSGSVTFAVRDTSIDGIEIKKDDFMGISEGKIIVSDSKLEYVTEELAKKLVDSEAEIVTILYGEDTTEADAQKLGEFIESLNSDVEVEIHNGKQPLYPFILAVE from the coding sequence ATGAAGTCATTAAATGGCGAGAAATTCGCAGAAATGGTTCAGATGGGATCTCACCATCTTTTTCAAAATGCGGATTATGTAGATGCATTAAATGTTTTTCCGGTACCTGATGGCGATACAGGGACCAATATGAATTTGTCGATGACTTCTGGAGCGAAAGAAACAACTGCTCAAGCAGACGCTCATATTGGCAAAACAGCAAGTGCTTTATCTAAAGGACTATTAATGGGCGCGCGCGGAAACTCAGGCGTTATTTTGTCGCAGCTTTTTAGAGGTTTCGGTAAATACATCGCTTCAGAATCGGAATTGACTGCCCTTAAATTTGCAGAAGCTCTTCAACATGGTGTGGAAACAGCTTATAAAGCCGTTATGAAACCAGTTGAAGGTACAATTTTGACAGTTGCAAAAGATGCGGCTGCTAAAGGCATGGAAGTAGCTAAAACTGAAGAAGATATTATTGCTTTTTTTGAAGCTGTAGTAGTTGAAGCGCAAGCTTCTTTAGAGCGGACGCCTGATCTATTGCCAGTATTAAAAGAAGTAGGAGTAGTCGATAGTGGCGGACAAGGTCTTGTTTATGTGTATGAAGGATTCCTCGCATCATTAAAAGGCGAAGAACTTCCAGAAAAGCATGCACATCATTCGATGACGGATTTAGTGAGTGCTGAGCACCATAAAAATATCGCTGGTTTCATGGATACTGCTGATATCGAATTTGGCTATTGCACAGAATTCATGGTGAAGTTTGAAGAAGGCAAAAAAGAGTTTAACGAAGCTATGTTCCGTTCAGACTTGAGTGGTTACGGAGATTCGCTTCTAGTCATTGCTGATGATGAAGTTGCCAAAATCCACATCCATTCAGAAGAGCCCGGAAAAGTGCTTACATATGGACAAGATTACGGAAGCTTGATCAGCATGAAAATTGAAAATATGCGTCAACAGCATATCGATATTGTAGGCGAAGACTTCCAAAAAAACGCACCAAAAAAACAAGCCACACACCCTTATGCAGTCGTAACAATTGCGATGGGCGAAGGTATTGCTGAACTATTGCGCAGTATCGGAGCTTCGTATGTAATCGAAGGTGGACAAACAATGAATCCTTCAACGGAAGATATTGTGAACGCTGTTAAGTCGATTGGTGCAGAACGTGTGCTTATTTTACCTAACAATAAGAACATCATTATGGCTGCAGAGCAGGCAGCCGAACTTCTAGAAATTGAAGCGGCTGTTGTTCCGACAACAAATGTACCTCAAGGAATGTCAGCATTACTTGCCTTTAATTCAGGGGCATCAGTAGAAGACAATCAAGCTGCAATGGCAAGTGCTTCGAAACATGTAAAATCAGGTTCTGTCACATTTGCAGTACGTGATACCTCAATCGATGGTATTGAGATTAAAAAAGATGATTTCATGGGTATTTCTGAAGGGAAAATTATTGTTTCTGACAGCAAACTTGAATACGTTACGGAAGAACTAGCTAAAAAATTAGTGGATAGTGAAGCGGAAATCGTCACGATCCTTTACGGAGAAGACACGACAGAAGCCGATGCTCAAAAATTAGGCGAATTCATCGAGTCTTTAAATAGCGATGTTGAAGTTGAAATTCATAACGGTAAGCAACCTTTGTATCCATTTATACTAGCGGTAGAATAA